The Fulvivirga ligni genome window below encodes:
- a CDS encoding non-ribosomal peptide synthetase, whose product MEELLLKLKQLNIQLAVENDSLKLNIPEGVDSPELLHEIKENKYDLIEFISNRKQRKPSKGIGDMGDVRKSSSLKLTPQQTRLFILQELDRDSTAYNLPQAYEIKGFLDKARLQDTFKKIISRHDSLRTRFLLNEDKAPEQHVLDDVPFSIEYYKAIESEVENIMREFVRPFDLSTAPLIRAGLIEVGEGCAILLIDLHHIISDGTSQQILVQDFGAIYNGVDLPAVDLQYGDYVNWYYSTSNQADIADQRAFWLKEFFGYQNQLFLPTDYMRPKQLTFEGKTEYFTIGNTQSNFLRKIARGSNTSLFSILISFYSILLSKLSGITDLAIGTPVAGRSHKDLEKILGMFVNTLSLRLTPHGNINFINYLKAVSRKTISSFENQEYAYENLLHDLDLDRHGDVNPLFNTLMALNNIRKENSSISGLNIRPFEVAKSTAKFDLSFYFTENGESIDCAIEYKTQLFSSESIKRFFNYFTNLIDQVMDNDQILLKDLSLLSDAECKELIKRNDYSDIGYPLSDTLITMFERQVSLTPKKVALVMDDDTITYSELNSRANQIAFELRSRGIGRNDIVCLLSGKTMETVVQMLGVIKSGGAYLPIDITYPENRIRYSIENSGAKLILLNKEFTSLVNGVKSELLYTDNINHVERLENPQHINSPTDLCYVLYTSGTTGNPKGVMIQHKNVVRLLFNDAFQFNFCSTDVWTMFHSHCFDVSVWEIYGALLRGGTLVVVAPEEARDPSVYLEIVRKHEVTVLNQTPTAFYNLDEVVKLQDITLPHIRYVIFAGEALLPAKLKNWNNIHPSCKLVNMYGITEVTVHMTYKEIGVEQIKHSISNIGRPLPTGSIYLLDEHKKPVPPGITGEIFVGGHGVGRGYLNNDELTSSRFISNPFKSGDILYRSGDLARMIGGGELEYLGRSDHQVQLKGFRIELGEIEHQLVQNEYIEHAVVLAKKDEIDDQPFLCAYVVGTKKLETEYLRNYLSANLPFYMIPAYFMQVESIPYTTNNKVDRSKLPAPASAELDNYVAPLTTDQEIMASLWMKRLSASRVGIRDNYFSLGGDSLKAIGIISEINEKLGVNLTIADIYSHQTIDELTYLINKSVNKDQKNLAELALDVIHKFEKKYKAAGLYKEIYESVYPMNGVEKGMVYYSLKKAAEEEDIHKIIYHEQNIYPIPFGSFDFSVFKESLNLLVKKHSTLRKIYDLDYFAHIVLEHAEPELSYLDLSGYPSNMQERAIKERMHEEKIRGTELSLSLIWRMCVIKVSDSRHYLLFDFHHSLFDGWSLSTFMTELNNTYLNLRSNSQYIPELLQVAYQDQILAEVAATYNEDSAEYWRQELEDYHRLQFANTGLAHKYNHDFYDLGNDLRQELMVVATQFNSSFKHLCFAAYIYVMKMITSTNDVVLGIVTNNRPLVTDGEKLLGCFLNTIPFRAQMKEGMLWSEYIEYIESKLRNLKKHEKVPFNEILQMIKEPVGDQNPIFDTSFNFVDFHVFKEMIQDESVTEDHGFQLDNYVNNNTLFDLHVFAHNTGFQTGLTYSTTIIDESLSLRIYKYFKNVLTAFVHFRDQPMDQNTILPKHEMQQLISMNEASIFNHSSGYNSLIERFKEQVAAQPEKIAIKFGDQSMTYTELDSRSNQVARSLREEGVGRNIVVALLMGKTMDTIIGMLGILKAGGAYLPIDVIYPSERIAYMLENSGANIVLTTGEYENVIKRDDLTKICIEETMDFDDSMVEYINTQQDLCYIIYTSGTTGRPKGVMIEHRNVLQLFFNQAPVYDFNEKDVWTLFHSHCFDFSVWEMYGALLYGGTLIIIPAEIAKDPSAFLDIVCTQGVTVLNQTPSAFYKLSDEARVSSAQLPKLRYVIFGGEMLTPAKLASWKSDFPDTRLINQYGITETSVHVTFKELQEREIEANTKSIGRPLPLTSIYLLDKDMKLVPQGVIGEMYVGGAGKSRGYINNEALTASRFIDNPYRKGEKLYSSGDLARVLNDGELEYHGRSDHQVQLRGYRIELGEVENRLEAIPEVSKALVVICGDEDNKKLIGYLAGREHLAHSIIKSQLASHLPEYMIPSGYVWLESFPLTSNGKIDSSSLPDPDLTKDKAYVYPRNETEEKLLSIWADILELNKTKISVETDFFELGGHSITAITLVNKIAELFSVRVPLKDFFSYRTIAQLADLIPKLEKELFISVGKAPIQEYYPLSSAQKRMYFLFEFDKFSTAYNTPTVFEIIGKPDERRLESALFSLVKRHESLRTTFKLINDQPVQQINTGDEFTMGRKLSTAETLAEDIRSLVQPFNLNSDYPIRTCLLSLSDKRQFLFVDMHHIISDLLSRNILIRDFISAYHEEHQAPLHLQYKDYAVWQQSEYVHRIMDEQKAFWISEFTEGGYQVNLPADYSRPLMKSYQGASVDFVIDSEITTGLKKLAENTEATLFMVVLSAYNILLSKMARTQDIVVGSPVSGRQHTDLEGIIGMFVNTLAIRNQVEGGLTVQGFVKEVREKTLKCLENQGYQYEELVDELKLNRDTSRNPLFDVMFVFENANDGTFETKDFALKGYTSDEHTSKFDLTLFSIEKGDKLQCSFQYYSAIFKKETINTLIDCFQTLLRQIVDFPEKAISELHLLERESQLRLIDQFNDTICPYKGKPTIHLWFEEQAEKTPEAFALTFKGESITYKDLNERVNKLARALRARGVRHNVVVGLMVERSVEMITSLLGIMKAGGAYLPLDKSHPEDRIIGMIEDSGMQLLLTDTIPKSSLTSCVDCINVKEWNVSKFDKENPRYPGKSEDLVYVIFTSGSTGKPKGAMLTHGNLTNLLDFHINHIGLDGSSVLQFTTMTFDPSFVEIFLGLLTGGVVHLIDEDLARDFSKLTLYIQQNEICTIFMPSSLLNQIFNSGHYQDQLPNTLRHIVTAGEQVVVGELFKKYLKENNIYLHNHYGPAETHVVTSYMVDPEGEIPSMPYIGRPIQNTQIYILDEQMQQVPVHAAGELYIGGEQVGNGYIGNKELTTSRFIENPFKPGFTLYRTGDLACWKADGNIEFLGRIDQQLKLNGVRIEPGEIESQINTIEGMVESVVILKSVRGDKTLVAYYISERDISVREIRSHLMDKLPMVMVPSFFIKVSEMPVTSTGKLHRASLPDPEPEIAVEYIAPANEIEEELAALYAKVLNLDDNKVSTEISFFEMGGHSLKAITLINGISRAFNVEIALREVFSKQTIKRLADYIITVKQLDITKEDGEEITKIII is encoded by the coding sequence ATGGAAGAATTATTATTGAAATTAAAGCAGTTAAACATTCAGCTGGCTGTCGAAAATGACAGCTTGAAACTTAATATTCCGGAAGGTGTAGATAGCCCGGAGTTGCTTCATGAAATAAAAGAAAATAAATATGATTTAATAGAATTTATTTCAAACAGAAAGCAGCGAAAACCTTCAAAAGGTATAGGGGATATGGGTGATGTTAGAAAATCTTCTAGTCTTAAGCTTACTCCACAGCAGACCCGATTGTTTATTCTGCAGGAACTTGATAGGGATTCTACCGCCTACAACCTTCCTCAGGCATATGAGATAAAAGGCTTTTTAGATAAGGCGCGCCTGCAGGATACCTTCAAGAAAATTATCAGTAGGCATGATAGCTTGAGAACAAGGTTTTTGCTGAATGAAGACAAAGCACCTGAGCAGCACGTGCTTGATGACGTACCATTCTCTATAGAATATTATAAGGCTATAGAGAGCGAAGTAGAGAATATAATGCGTGAGTTTGTTAGACCGTTTGACCTCTCTACAGCTCCTCTTATAAGGGCTGGATTGATAGAAGTTGGTGAAGGTTGCGCAATACTTCTAATCGATCTTCATCATATTATATCTGATGGAACTTCGCAGCAGATACTTGTTCAAGACTTTGGAGCAATTTATAATGGAGTCGATCTTCCGGCAGTAGATTTGCAATACGGTGATTACGTTAATTGGTATTACAGTACATCAAATCAAGCTGATATTGCTGATCAGCGTGCATTTTGGTTGAAAGAATTTTTTGGATATCAGAACCAGCTATTTCTTCCTACCGATTACATGCGGCCTAAACAGTTAACTTTTGAAGGGAAAACAGAATATTTCACCATAGGTAATACACAATCCAATTTCTTAAGAAAAATAGCTCGAGGCTCTAACACTTCTTTGTTTTCTATATTAATATCTTTCTACAGTATTCTACTTTCTAAACTTTCGGGAATCACTGATTTGGCTATAGGTACTCCTGTGGCTGGTAGATCGCATAAAGATCTTGAAAAGATATTAGGAATGTTTGTTAATACTTTATCACTACGCCTGACGCCTCATGGAAATATTAATTTCATAAATTACTTAAAGGCGGTAAGTAGAAAAACAATCTCCTCTTTTGAAAATCAGGAATATGCATATGAGAATCTATTGCATGACTTGGATTTGGATAGACATGGTGATGTAAATCCACTGTTTAATACGCTTATGGCTCTCAATAATATTAGAAAAGAGAACTCCTCAATAAGTGGACTTAATATCAGACCCTTTGAGGTGGCCAAATCCACAGCCAAGTTTGATTTATCTTTTTATTTCACAGAAAATGGTGAATCAATAGATTGTGCTATCGAATACAAGACTCAACTTTTTAGTAGTGAATCAATTAAGAGATTCTTCAATTATTTTACTAATCTCATTGATCAGGTGATGGATAATGATCAGATTTTACTGAAAGACTTATCACTTTTAAGTGATGCCGAATGTAAAGAGCTGATCAAAAGGAATGATTATTCAGATATCGGATATCCTCTCTCGGATACTCTTATCACAATGTTTGAAAGGCAGGTTTCCCTAACACCGAAGAAAGTGGCATTAGTGATGGATGATGATACAATAACCTATTCTGAACTGAATAGCAGAGCTAATCAAATTGCCTTCGAATTACGGTCTAGAGGTATTGGTCGTAATGATATCGTGTGCCTGCTATCAGGAAAAACTATGGAAACGGTGGTGCAAATGCTTGGGGTGATCAAATCAGGGGGTGCCTATCTTCCAATAGATATTACATATCCTGAAAATCGTATTCGATACTCTATTGAGAACAGTGGAGCAAAGTTGATCCTTCTAAACAAGGAATTTACTTCACTTGTAAATGGAGTGAAGTCAGAGTTGTTGTATACGGATAATATAAACCACGTAGAGCGTTTGGAAAACCCTCAACATATCAATAGTCCCACAGATCTTTGCTATGTATTATATACTTCCGGAACAACAGGAAACCCGAAGGGAGTCATGATTCAGCATAAAAATGTGGTCCGTTTGCTATTTAATGATGCCTTTCAATTTAACTTTTGCTCAACCGATGTATGGACTATGTTTCATAGTCACTGTTTTGATGTGAGTGTCTGGGAGATTTACGGTGCACTGTTAAGGGGAGGGACACTTGTAGTGGTGGCTCCGGAAGAAGCCAGAGATCCTTCAGTATATCTCGAAATAGTGCGAAAGCATGAAGTTACCGTGCTTAACCAGACGCCAACGGCATTTTATAATCTTGATGAAGTTGTAAAATTGCAGGATATAACTTTACCGCATATTAGGTATGTAATTTTTGCCGGAGAGGCCCTTCTTCCTGCCAAACTTAAAAATTGGAACAATATACATCCTAGCTGTAAGCTAGTAAATATGTACGGCATCACGGAGGTTACGGTACATATGACCTATAAGGAGATTGGAGTTGAGCAGATTAAACATAGCATAAGTAATATAGGAAGGCCACTTCCAACAGGCTCAATCTATCTGCTGGATGAACATAAAAAACCAGTGCCTCCAGGGATTACAGGAGAAATATTCGTTGGTGGACACGGTGTTGGGCGCGGATATTTAAATAACGATGAACTCACCTCTTCTCGTTTTATTTCAAATCCATTTAAATCGGGTGACATATTATATCGATCTGGAGATCTAGCTCGAATGATAGGTGGTGGAGAGTTGGAATATCTTGGTCGTTCTGACCATCAAGTTCAGTTAAAGGGGTTCAGAATAGAGCTAGGAGAAATTGAACATCAGTTAGTTCAAAATGAGTATATTGAACATGCTGTAGTGTTGGCCAAAAAGGATGAAATTGATGATCAACCTTTCCTTTGTGCCTATGTGGTAGGAACAAAAAAGCTGGAAACAGAGTACCTGCGAAATTATCTCTCGGCGAATCTGCCTTTTTACATGATTCCAGCATATTTTATGCAGGTAGAGAGTATTCCGTATACTACAAACAATAAGGTAGATCGATCCAAATTACCGGCACCTGCTTCGGCTGAATTAGATAATTATGTTGCTCCTTTAACAACAGATCAGGAGATTATGGCATCCTTATGGATGAAAAGACTGTCTGCAAGTAGGGTAGGTATTAGAGATAATTATTTCTCACTGGGCGGAGATTCTCTAAAAGCAATTGGAATTATTTCCGAAATCAATGAAAAGCTGGGTGTGAACCTTACTATTGCTGATATCTACTCGCATCAAACTATTGATGAACTAACTTATCTGATCAATAAATCAGTCAATAAGGATCAGAAAAACTTAGCGGAATTGGCTTTAGATGTCATTCATAAATTCGAAAAGAAATACAAAGCAGCAGGCCTTTATAAGGAAATATATGAAAGTGTATACCCTATGAACGGTGTGGAAAAAGGGATGGTCTATTATTCTTTAAAGAAGGCTGCTGAGGAAGAGGATATTCATAAAATTATCTATCATGAGCAGAATATTTATCCAATTCCCTTCGGATCATTTGATTTTTCAGTTTTTAAAGAATCACTTAATTTACTGGTAAAAAAGCATTCCACCCTCCGGAAAATCTATGACCTTGATTATTTTGCACATATCGTCTTAGAACATGCCGAGCCAGAGTTGAGTTATCTTGATCTATCGGGGTACCCTTCCAATATGCAGGAAAGAGCAATTAAAGAAAGAATGCATGAGGAAAAGATCAGAGGAACTGAACTTTCATTATCACTTATATGGAGAATGTGTGTGATTAAGGTGTCTGATTCACGTCATTATCTTTTATTCGATTTTCATCACTCTCTGTTTGACGGGTGGAGCTTATCAACGTTCATGACGGAATTAAATAATACCTATCTTAACCTACGATCCAATTCTCAATATATTCCTGAGCTACTGCAGGTTGCATATCAGGATCAAATACTGGCTGAAGTTGCAGCAACCTATAATGAGGATAGTGCTGAATATTGGCGACAGGAGCTTGAAGATTATCATCGTCTTCAATTTGCCAATACAGGACTTGCACATAAATATAATCATGACTTCTATGACTTGGGTAATGATCTTCGTCAGGAGTTAATGGTGGTGGCGACTCAATTCAATTCTAGTTTTAAGCATTTGTGCTTTGCAGCCTATATATATGTGATGAAAATGATCACCTCTACAAACGATGTTGTTCTTGGAATCGTCACTAATAATAGGCCGTTGGTTACAGACGGAGAAAAATTGTTGGGATGCTTCCTTAATACTATTCCTTTCAGAGCACAAATGAAAGAAGGTATGTTGTGGAGTGAATATATCGAGTATATAGAAAGCAAATTAAGGAATCTTAAAAAGCATGAAAAAGTGCCTTTTAATGAGATCTTGCAAATGATTAAAGAGCCTGTCGGTGACCAGAATCCTATATTTGACACATCATTTAATTTCGTTGATTTTCACGTTTTTAAAGAAATGATCCAGGATGAATCCGTTACGGAAGACCATGGTTTCCAGCTTGATAACTATGTTAATAATAATACACTTTTTGATTTACACGTATTCGCACATAATACTGGCTTTCAGACAGGGTTAACCTATTCTACAACCATCATTGATGAATCATTATCCTTAAGAATATACAAATATTTTAAAAACGTACTGACTGCCTTTGTACACTTCAGAGACCAACCGATGGATCAAAATACAATTTTGCCAAAGCATGAAATGCAACAGCTAATTAGTATGAATGAAGCATCTATTTTTAACCATTCTTCTGGGTACAACTCGCTAATAGAGCGATTTAAGGAACAAGTGGCGGCTCAGCCAGAGAAAATAGCTATTAAATTCGGTGATCAGTCAATGACATATACTGAACTGGACAGTCGCTCTAATCAGGTTGCAAGAAGTTTACGTGAAGAAGGAGTTGGTAGAAACATAGTGGTGGCTCTGCTGATGGGGAAAACTATGGATACCATCATAGGGATGCTGGGGATTTTGAAAGCAGGAGGAGCATACTTACCTATTGATGTTATATACCCTTCGGAAAGAATAGCTTACATGCTTGAAAATAGTGGAGCTAATATTGTCCTTACAACCGGAGAGTATGAAAACGTGATTAAAAGAGACGATTTAACAAAGATTTGTATTGAGGAAACGATGGATTTTGATGATTCTATGGTAGAATATATCAATACTCAGCAAGATCTTTGTTATATAATTTACACCTCAGGAACAACAGGCAGGCCAAAAGGAGTAATGATCGAACATCGTAATGTGCTACAATTGTTCTTTAATCAGGCACCTGTATATGATTTTAATGAAAAGGATGTATGGACTCTCTTTCATAGTCATTGTTTTGACTTTAGTGTATGGGAAATGTATGGTGCTTTACTTTATGGAGGAACACTAATTATAATTCCGGCCGAAATTGCAAAAGATCCATCTGCCTTTTTGGATATAGTTTGTACTCAAGGTGTGACTGTATTGAACCAAACACCGTCCGCATTTTATAAGTTATCAGATGAAGCCAGGGTTTCTTCAGCTCAGTTGCCTAAACTCCGGTATGTTATTTTCGGAGGGGAAATGTTAACACCTGCAAAACTCGCCTCTTGGAAATCTGATTTTCCAGATACCCGACTTATTAACCAATATGGTATTACGGAAACTTCAGTTCATGTTACATTCAAGGAACTACAAGAAAGGGAAATTGAAGCTAACACTAAAAGTATAGGTAGACCGCTGCCGCTTACATCGATATACCTTTTGGATAAAGATATGAAACTTGTGCCTCAGGGTGTAATAGGTGAAATGTATGTAGGTGGTGCAGGTAAAAGTAGAGGTTACATTAATAACGAAGCATTAACTGCATCAAGGTTTATTGATAATCCTTATCGAAAAGGAGAGAAGTTGTATAGTTCGGGAGACCTTGCACGGGTTTTAAATGATGGTGAATTAGAGTACCACGGCCGAAGTGATCATCAGGTACAACTTCGAGGATACAGAATTGAGCTTGGAGAGGTAGAAAATAGGTTAGAAGCTATTCCTGAGGTAAGCAAAGCGCTGGTCGTAATATGTGGTGATGAGGATAATAAGAAGCTTATAGGCTATCTTGCTGGTAGAGAACATTTGGCCCACAGTATAATAAAATCACAGTTAGCATCACATCTTCCAGAGTATATGATCCCGTCTGGTTATGTGTGGCTAGAGTCTTTTCCACTTACATCAAACGGAAAGATTGATAGTAGTTCATTGCCAGACCCAGATTTAACAAAAGACAAGGCATACGTATATCCTAGGAATGAAACTGAAGAAAAGTTATTGTCAATCTGGGCTGACATACTCGAACTAAACAAAACAAAAATTAGTGTTGAGACAGATTTCTTTGAACTGGGAGGCCATTCTATCACAGCCATTACACTCGTAAATAAAATTGCAGAATTATTTTCAGTAAGGGTGCCCTTAAAGGACTTTTTTTCCTACAGAACTATTGCTCAGCTGGCCGATCTAATTCCGAAACTTGAAAAAGAATTATTCATCTCAGTTGGAAAGGCACCGATTCAGGAGTATTACCCACTGTCATCAGCTCAGAAAAGAATGTATTTTCTGTTTGAATTTGACAAGTTTTCCACGGCGTATAATACTCCTACAGTATTTGAGATAATAGGTAAACCGGATGAAAGGCGCCTTGAATCTGCTCTGTTTTCTTTAGTGAAACGGCATGAGAGCCTTCGTACGACTTTTAAACTTATAAATGATCAGCCGGTTCAGCAGATAAACACAGGTGACGAGTTTACCATGGGTAGAAAACTAAGTACTGCTGAAACTCTTGCAGAGGATATTCGAAGCCTGGTACAACCTTTTAATTTGAATTCCGATTATCCGATTCGTACATGTCTGCTGAGTCTTTCTGATAAAAGGCAATTCCTGTTTGTGGACATGCATCACATTATCAGCGACCTGTTATCCAGAAATATTCTTATTAGAGATTTTATATCAGCTTATCATGAAGAGCATCAGGCACCTCTCCATCTGCAATATAAGGATTATGCGGTATGGCAGCAGAGTGAATATGTTCATCGAATAATGGATGAACAAAAGGCTTTCTGGATCTCAGAATTTACCGAAGGTGGATATCAGGTAAATCTGCCTGCAGACTATTCTCGACCATTAATGAAGAGTTATCAAGGGGCTTCGGTTGATTTTGTAATAGATAGTGAAATTACAACCGGATTAAAAAAGCTTGCAGAAAATACGGAAGCCACTCTGTTTATGGTAGTTCTTTCTGCATATAATATACTGCTTAGCAAAATGGCCCGTACTCAGGATATAGTGGTTGGCTCACCGGTATCCGGGCGGCAACACACCGACCTTGAGGGAATTATAGGTATGTTTGTTAATACCTTGGCCATCCGTAATCAGGTTGAAGGGGGGCTTACCGTACAGGGTTTTGTGAAGGAAGTACGTGAAAAAACTCTAAAATGCCTTGAGAATCAAGGTTATCAATATGAAGAGTTAGTAGATGAACTGAAGCTCAATCGTGACACAAGCAGAAACCCACTTTTCGATGTGATGTTTGTGTTTGAAAATGCTAATGATGGCACCTTTGAAACAAAGGACTTTGCACTAAAGGGCTATACAAGTGATGAACATACTTCCAAGTTCGACTTGACTTTATTTAGTATTGAGAAAGGAGATAAATTACAATGCAGCTTCCAGTATTATTCAGCAATTTTTAAAAAAGAGACAATCAATACACTTATTGATTGTTTTCAGACGCTGCTTAGACAAATTGTTGATTTCCCAGAAAAGGCAATATCTGAGCTGCATTTACTAGAAAGGGAGTCACAACTCCGGTTGATAGATCAGTTTAACGATACTATTTGTCCTTATAAGGGTAAACCAACCATTCATTTATGGTTTGAAGAACAAGCAGAGAAAACCCCGGAAGCTTTTGCACTAACCTTTAAAGGTGAGTCAATTACTTACAAAGACCTCAATGAGCGAGTCAATAAACTAGCTCGTGCTCTTAGGGCACGAGGGGTTAGACACAATGTAGTAGTTGGACTTATGGTGGAACGCTCCGTTGAAATGATTACATCATTGCTTGGTATAATGAAGGCGGGAGGGGCATATCTTCCTCTAGATAAAAGTCATCCTGAAGATAGGATAATTGGTATGATCGAAGACAGTGGTATGCAACTGCTACTTACAGATACAATACCCAAATCCTCATTAACATCATGCGTAGACTGCATCAATGTAAAAGAATGGAATGTTTCAAAATTTGATAAAGAAAACCCTCGATATCCTGGTAAAAGTGAGGATCTGGTTTACGTTATTTTCACCTCTGGTTCCACTGGAAAACCTAAGGGAGCAATGCTTACGCATGGCAATCTTACCAATCTACTAGATTTTCATATCAACCACATTGGTCTTGATGGTTCATCTGTATTACAATTCACTACTATGACTTTTGACCCTTCATTCGTGGAGATATTTTTAGGCTTGCTAACTGGCGGGGTGGTACATTTGATCGATGAGGACTTAGCTCGTGATTTTTCGAAGTTGACCTTGTACATTCAACAAAATGAAATTTGTACAATTTTTATGCCTTCGTCTTTGCTGAACCAAATATTCAATTCTGGTCACTATCAAGACCAGTTGCCCAATACACTCAGACACATAGTGACAGCAGGTGAGCAAGTTGTTGTGGGGGAGCTGTTTAAAAAATATTTGAAAGAGAATAATATTTACTTACATAATCATTACGGACCGGCAGAGACTCATGTGGTAACAAGTTATATGGTTGATCCTGAGGGAGAAATACCTTCAATGCCCTATATTGGAAGGCCCATTCAAAATACCCAGATTTACATTCTTGATGAACAAATGCAACAGGTGCCAGTTCATGCCGCTGGTGAACTTTACATTGGAGGTGAACAAGTTGGTAACGGATATATTGGAAATAAGGAACTTACTACCAGTCGCTTTATAGAAAACCCTTTTAAGCCAGGATTTACACTCTACCGTACTGGTGATCTTGCCTGTTGGAAAGCTGATGGAAATATTGAATTTCTAGGAAGGATAGATCAGCAGTTGAAACTTAACGGTGTGCGTATTGAGCCAGGGGAGATTGAAAGCCAAATTAATACCATAGAGGGCATGGTAGAATCTGTGGTAATCCTTAAATCTGTCAGGGGTGATAAGACATTAGTAGCCTATTATATTTCTGAAAGAGATATTTCTGTTAGAGAGATAAGATCACATTTGATGGATAAATTGCCAATGGTTATGGTCCCCAGCTTCTTTATCAAAGTAAGTGAGATGCCTGTAACCTCGACCGGAAAACTACATCGTGCCAGTTTGCCCGATCCGGAACCCGAAATTGCTGTTGAATATATAGCGCCAGCCAATGAAATAGAGGAAGAACTTGCGGCCTTGTATGCAAAAGTGTTGAATCTGGATGATAATAAAGTGAGTACAGAAATTAGTTTTTTTGAAATGGGGGGACACTCTTTAAAGGCCATTACTCTTATAAACGGAATTAGCCGCGCATTTAATGTAGAAATTGCACTTAGGGAAGTGTTTAGTAAGCAAACTATTAAAAGATTGGCTGATTACATTATTACCGTAAAGCAGCTTGATATAACCAAGGAAGATGGTGAGGAGATAACCAAGATAATTATATGA